The following is a genomic window from Mauremys mutica isolate MM-2020 ecotype Southern chromosome 4, ASM2049712v1, whole genome shotgun sequence.
aaagaaaacaaacatgaCACAAAAAGGTATTCTTCTAGAGAGAGAATCGCCACCCAAGTCTCTACTGCTGCAGTCCTGACTGCAGAGAAATGCTGACTGATTCAACACTGAATGTTAATAACTCAAGTCACTAAGTTATACTCACCTTTGGCAGTTTGGCTCTCATTGCACAATATCCACTGTATCCTGTCTCCCCATCTCGAGGTGCTTCAGTATTGAGGGTCCCATACAGCAGAGCAGTCTGATTATTCTTACCCAGTTTTAGGTAGGCTTCACTTTTCCCTCCGATCTCGGCATCAGAAGAAACCACCCACTTATCTAAATCTTTCTGGCTGCGAAACTCCCAGACCACTCTAGTCTGTTCCAACAAGTACTCGTCTAAAGGATAGCCCTCAGGCCCTTTCCAGTGATCCACCAACTCCTTTTTTAGGAGGCCAAAATGTTTCTTAATTTCACCCACTCCCTTCTCAAAGCTGAAATTCATCTTCCAAGGTGGAGTGTTATCAGGGGCTGTCCCTGGTCTCCTATAGCTACTGTACAATTTTGAGATGCAATCAGTGAGGAGAGGTCCAAGCAAAGGATGCAAGGCATTTTGCCTATGGCACCTACTAGAAAGAAAGACACCATCCAGCAGTTTAAAAGATAGAGCCATAATGATAAACAAGGTTGAAGAATAGTTATCTTCCTCAAGGAATTCTGATTATCAGGTTTGAAACAAATtcttcaaaaaaataaataaatagatatatCCTATTTTGGTTAATGTAGCTTGCCTCCACCTGTAATGAGAAGAAACAATTAGAGAAGCTACACTTGAAGCATTCTTGCAAGTTTAATTTAAAAGGGACACCAATTTGAAATccagtcaatttaaaaaataaatgagttaaaagtagtttcaggtactACACCTGCTGAGTCCTCCTGTGACTTTACAGTGACATTTTCCTAATTTGTAAACACTTTTTGTCTGCCCTTGTGTGAAAGACACACACAAACAGGAGAAACTGACTGACTTACACAAAGTACTGTCAAATGCATAAAGGAAATCAACTGAAAATATTTCCTTAGTCTCTTTCAATTATAGTAAATTCAGGTGCTACTTGTAACAACAATAGATACAACTTTTACAAAgagatatataattttaaaagttgATGGTGTACCTttaaagcagcggttctcaaacttttgtactggtgacccctttcacacagcaagcctctgagtgcaacccctccccttataaattaaaaacatgtttttatatttaacattataaatgctggaggcgaagaaggaattggggtggaggctgacagctcacgactccctatgtaataacctcatgatcccctgagaggtcccaacccccagtttgagaacccctgctttaaagcATTGTGTGAAGAGAATTTTGTGAACAATTTTGACCCAAACCAGTCATGGAATCGTTGCATAGTTAACAGTGTTTTTAGGACACCTAAGTACAAATTGCATGAAACCTAGTAATTCAGAGGGAATTTCCTCCtcgcttttttttttggcttctgtATCTTATTATCCAGCTCAATtcattactgtatttattttagaGTTCATATCAAAGGCATCCCACCTAGAAACTCACAGACTGAAAGATGCTCAAGTCTGATAACCTAACCACAGAATTTCttatacaatatttttaaaagttgcaaAGTTTCTGTAACTAGATGGAACTTGGTGTGCAGGGAATACTTTAAGCAAAAGAGAAAACTGaagaaagcaaaaaataaaagtcACATTAGCTCAAAAAATACCTATTTCATCTCTTTGTATAAATAGCTCCTAAATACCCTACCATAACTGTTGGAAGACTCCTGAATTCTAAATTAACAAATCTGAACACAATTTCAAGATAACTACATGTCTGGGAACTATCACTACATATGTGCACCATAACCTGACAGGAAGTGAAAGGAGAATTGCAGATATGTAACTCCATAGAAATATTCACAGCCTAGCTAATAACATGAAGACTGGGACTCAGACTCTAAGTTCTGTGGTACCCAGATACCACAGTGTGTTGAATTCTGTCACAGGACAGGAGAAGGTCACTTGACAAAGGTAGACTTTATAATGCAATAGCTCAGCCCCTGCTTTATATCCCTTATTTAGGCACAAGTTAAAAAGACAACCCTGAAGGAACTCTCATCTAAAGAAGTAATGGAACAAAGGTTATGAAAGACCAGATTCAGTCCAACATCCCTTGTGATCTTTGTCTGACAATATCATCCAGTGTTGGCCATTCCAGTAACTGAAGCAATCTGGTATTTAacgtgggggaaaaaaaccaggaACTCCATACAGGACAGCAACGGTCCATCTCATCTTCTatctcagcagttctcaaactgtgagttgcgactccattttaatggcattgccagggctggcttagacttgctggggcctgggaccagagctgaagcccgagggcttcagcccgaggcagcagggctcaggttacaggccccctgtcggagctgaagccctggggcttcagctttggcctccccacctggggcagtgggacctgggctttggctttgccccATCTCCCCCACTCAGGGTGGTGGTGCtcgggctttggctcaggcttcagttcccCGCTCCAGGGGTCATGTCATAATTTtagttgtcagaagggggttgcggcgcaatgaagtttgaaaacccctgttcTATCTTGTCTCCAACAGTACCAAATGCCAGACATGGAAAAACTGAAAAGCCCAGAATTCAGCTGCACCGTATTCTTCCCTGGGGGGGAAAGTGACGGAGTCAGTAAGAGgcatagccctggtctacacagaaTTTTACATCAGTATAGCTACATCTCTAGGGTgtgaaaatccacatccctgagaaaCATAGCTATACCCACCTAACCCACTGTGTAGAAAGCACTAGGTTGAaggaataattcttccattgacctaggctatgtctacactactacttATATTGGCATAACTTATGCCACTTATGTTTTTTCAGAcctctgagcaatgtaagttacactgacataagcactggtgtggacagcactatgttggcaggagagcttctcctactgacatagctactgctgctcattgggggtggagtaattatgttgacaggagagctctttcccatcagcatagagcagctacacaagagatcttacagctgtgctgctgtaagttctctagtgtagacatggccctagctactgcctcttagggaggtggattatctatgccAATTGGAGcatctctcctgtcggcataggcagtgtctacactgaagcactacagcagcgtagctgtagcattttaagtgtagctcAGTCCATAGGGAAAAGCACAGCAGCTTAATCATAATGCCATATGGACTGCTATGGTCCTTTCATCTGGCATTCAGTTATGACCTTTCAGATGCAAATATGCAGAAAGTCTAAGCCGTCATACCGTACCTTCCCTCATTCTGCCTGTCATTATTAAGCGTCACTCACTCACCTTGCATGCCTAACAGATCACATTTAGGCTAGCACCATAGAAATGCCAGGAAGAGTGAAATTGGCTGGAGGATTTAAGATGGCAGATTGcatctgaaaaaaaattcccaaaaatgcttttaaagcctccccctctcacccccccaAAAAGTATGACAATCTTCCCCTTAGGAGAAGAAAGGGTGTTCTCTGTAGTCTTTTAAAACTGCtactctccccacacacacttttccctCTATTTCACATCCCTAATGTTCATGGCCACATGTATTGGCTATTACAATTTCAGACAAGTAAAACTAGACTGGATTGGACTTGCTATAGAACTTgacctgacattttaaaatacattatttccTCTGGGCTTTTAAGAAAGGAGGTGTTCAAGATAAATATTTTCAAAGCACCAATAATGCATGTGACGATTGTACTTGTTCTTTCCCCGTGGGAATTCTTAATTAAAA
Proteins encoded in this region:
- the NDUFAF1 gene encoding complex I intermediate-associated protein 30, mitochondrial, whose protein sequence is MALSFKLLDGVFLSSRCHRQNALHPLLGPLLTDCISKLYSSYRRPGTAPDNTPPWKMNFSFEKGVGEIKKHFGLLKKELVDHWKGPEGYPLDEYLLEQTRVVWEFRSQKDLDKWVVSSDAEIGGKSEAYLKLGKNNQTALLYGTLNTEAPRDGETGYSGYCAMRAKLPKGAFETKKYYDWSNFNSLYLRIRGDGRPWMINIYTNPYFSHQKDDLYNYFMFTRGGPYWQEIKIPFSKFFLSSQGRIQDDQHPLWLDKISTVGFTLGDKADGPFQLEIDFIGLLKDRAHTEEFAYEKYERNPKV